ATGACGGCCGGGTGCACGCAGTTTTCGAGGGCGAGGACCACCAGGTCGAGAAGATGCTGGAGCTGATCTGGCATGGCCCCCGGTTCTCCGAGGTCCGGGAGGTCAAGGTCAAGCCGACCGACCGCGCCGGGCACACGGGCTTCGACG
This genomic window from Methanocella sp. contains:
- a CDS encoding acylphosphatase; this encodes MKAVEVFISGRVQAVGFRAFTRRNAVMLGVRGYVENLDDGRVHAVFEGEDHQVEKMLELIWHGPRFSEVREVKVKPTDRAGHTGFDVR